Proteins encoded together in one Benincasa hispida cultivar B227 chromosome 1, ASM972705v1, whole genome shotgun sequence window:
- the LOC120080326 gene encoding putative CCR4-associated factor 1 homolog 8, translating to MEFTFSDFDEETVIVIDIEFPGFIRSTSRGALEEHLYQDLKFNVNHLKILPLGLTLADGNGNVGITWEFTFSDFDEETGLSNPTSIRFLKNKGFDFKKQREEEIRAAEFQLLMVIKFMPKSVVEFTIVTRCFLGTINDLKYIIRNCKYLLNGKLGLKKLAKLLNIVNDITTHHLADFDSLLIASAYAKMKKMYEFSSKNLDG from the exons ATGGAGTTCACTTTTTCTGATTTTGACGAAGAAACAG TGATCGTCATTGACATCGAGTTCCCTGGCTTTATCCGATCCACCTCGAGAGGTGCTCTTGAGGAACATCTCTACCAAGATTTGAAGTTCAACGTAAACCATTTGAAGATTCTTCCATTGGGCCTTACTCTAGCCGACGGGAATGGAAATGTTGGCATAACATGGGAGTTCACTTTTTCTGATTTTGACGAAGAAACAGGTCTCTCCAATCCTACATCGATCCGATTCTTGAAGAACAAAGGGTTTGATTTCAAGaaacaaagagaagaagaaatccGAGCAGCTGAATTTCAACTC CTAATGGTGATCAAATTCATGCCGAAGTCTGTAGTGGAGTTCACCATCGTAACTCGATGTTTCCTTGGTACGATCAACGACCTAAAGTACATTATTCGTAATTGCAAATACTTACTAAATGGCAAACTTGGACTTAAAAAACTTGCTAAGTTACTCAATATTGTGAATGACATTACTACCCATCATCTTGCTGATTttgatagtttgttgatagCTTCTGCATATgcgaagatgaagaagatgtacGAGTTTTCATCGAAAAATCTCGATGG GTAA